In Bdellovibrionales bacterium, the sequence TTTAAATCCAACACGGGTGTTGAATTCCAGGATAAACTCAAACTCATCGGGCAAAATAACCCCGAATTGAACAAGTTATACTCGGCTCTGGTCGAAATATTGATCCCCACCCAGCATTGATCTAGGCCTTTTGCCTGAAAGCACTTGCGGGGGGGCTTTGTTTCGCCTATTTTGCAAACCATGGTTGCCGATTTACTCAAAGATTCACTCAATAAGCTTGTTGATAGAGGATGGGATCGGGTGCACACCGTGCTTCCGACTCTGCGAAGTGTTTTTTATATTCTTGAGGGGCTCCCGATCCAACAGATCAGCCGTATTGTCTCTGGAATTCAGATGCCACCTCCGACTAACGAAGAATTACGGACCCTCCTTAAAGAGACTTTTTTGATTCATGAGCGCGACCATCACAATATAGTCGAGGGATACTACCCGAGAGCGGCTCAGGATTTTGAATCTCCGGTGGATCACGTTAAAACTTTGATTGATGTCCTCTGGGATGGAACCAAAGTCGCGTGGAGAATGCGCAAAAAGAATCATCGTGATTTTTCTGAGGAGACCCTACGAGAATATTCAAATCTTCCAGACTACTATCTTCGGAATTTCCATTTCCAATCTGATGGATATTTAAGTGACGCTTCGGCGAAACGTTATGAGCATCAGGTCGAAATTTTATTTGCGGGCACCGCTGGCGCTATGAGACGGGAGCTGATTCCGCACCTTAAGAATCGCCTTGGGGGTCGCGAGCCATCACAGATTCTCGATTTAGCAGCCGGTCCAGGAACTTCGACAAAGCCGTTGGCAATGGCTTTTGAGACGGCCCGAATCACCGCGGTCGATCTCAGTGAACCCTACCTTCAGTTTGCGAGAGAGCGATTCTCGAATCTCAAAAATATCGATTGGGTCGCTGGCGACGCCACTCAATTAAAATATCCAGACAATCACTTCGATTGCGTTTGCTCGACGTATTTGTTCCACGAACTCCCCCGTGAAGTTCGTATGCAAGTTTTAGCGGAAGCGTATCGAGTCTTAAAGCCCGGAGGAGTTTTAGCGATTGCTGACTCCTTACAGTGGGATAGCGATTCTCGGTTTAACTGGGCTTTGGAAAGATTCCCCGTGGTGTATCATGAGCCCTTTTACAAAAACTATCTGATGGTTCCCCTCGAACCCCTCTGCAAAGAGGCGGGGTTTAAAGACGTGAAATCGTATACTTCATTGCTGACAAAGTACGTGGTTGCGGAAAAATAGTTATTTTAACCAACGCTTACGTTTAAACCAGAAGTAAGTTCCGATAATAAACGTGAGCATTATCATTAGAGTCATCGGGTAGCCGTACTCCCAACGGAGCTCCGGCATCTTATCAAAGTTCATTCCGTAAATTCCCGTGATCACATTTAACGGGAGTAAAAAGACCGAGAAAATGGTTAAGACTCGCACGACCTCGTTGGTTTCGTGCGAGGCCTCCGTTGTTTTTTGGGTGGCCATGGAGATATGAAGGTTAATTAAGCTCGTCACGCTTTCGGTCAATTCATCAGCGTAGAAGAACAGTGCTTCGGCGTTTTCTTTAACGTCCTGCCAGTGCGACGTCTGTACGTCATAGGTCGATCCCATTTTCGGAAGTAAATCGAGAGAGGCCCGCATGATTCGCCGAAAAACGAAGGCCTTGCGTTTCAAATAATAGCCTTCCTTAATTTTAAAAGATTTAGCCCCTTGGACATGAAATACACCCATCTCTAATTGTTCGAGCTGATTGAGGCCGCGATCAATCGGGGAGTCGTAGGTGGCAATCATGCAGCGAAATAAGTCGGCCACGACATCGTTCATGGAACAGTTATCTGTCTCGTGATTGTGCCAGCGTTCGCGAATTGCGGCTAAGTAGGGCTGATCTTTACGATGAATAGTGATCATAAAAGAGCTGGTGATAAAGATGGCCAGTTTACGAGTCAACTCTTGCATCGAATCGGCGTCTTTGGGGGCGTTTTCGTCGTACGCGCGAAGGATGATAAAATTCATTCCATTATTGAGCTTTTCGAACTTAGGAAGATGTTCCGGATCTAAACAATCCAAGATGGTATGCTGAGGCAAACCGTATTTCTCACTGATCTCGTCGATATCCTCAGGGGAAGGATCGATGACATCAATCCAATCAATATTTTTGCCGCCCACGTTGATTTTAGTAATCATATATTCAGGGTAGGAACAGGAGAACATCCCGTCAAGTGGCAGTTGCCAATCTCGGTAATTTTCTTTACCTTGCGCCTATGGAAAAAAGCACATTTGATACGATCGTTAAAACTCTGCGAGACCACACTCCGACGGAGGCTCAAGTCGCGTGGGACGATATATTTCGTCACAGAGAGAGCGATCTCTCTCCGCAAAGAGGATATTTTATCGAAAGTGAAGCGGATAGGATATTCCAATGCGCTCTGGAGAAGTTGCGAAGTCGATTAAGTCACCCCAAGACCTCAGCGGAGATCGCCCAGGCTTGGAATGAGGTCTGTGCGGACTTCCATGGAAATCAATACTGGGGCTTTTCTCCCACGCGAGGGGCCCCACCGAGGAAGCCATTGTTTAAACTGACGTCGGTTGAAAAAGAATTGCTACCCTATGTTTGGGCTTTTGCTCAAGCGGCCATCGTTATGAAGGTCGTGATCTATTACTTTGGAATCAGAGCCTCTCACGATACGACACTGTCGAACAATTTGTTCGTCGGGTTCGCAATATTATTTTCCTTTGGATCGTTATTCTTTTTTGCGTGGAGACACCACAAAAAACAGAAAAATGATCAAAACGAATATTAATACTGAAACCACCCATCCTATCGGCCCACACATCGAAAAAGATCGGTAATTTAAAAGACAATTTTCTTGATACAAATAGAAGAAATGACCGTAAAAGGTCGGTATCAATATCAACAGAGAAATGATGGTAGCAATGTGACCAGCTCTCATTTTACTATTGTAAATGAATAAAGTTTAAATCGCGAAGGGATTCATTGGTCTCCTTGGCAATCGTTTGCACCTCTCAATTGGAGAAAGAATCCACAATGATCGGGTTCCTTCGAGGGTGTCGAAATTTTTGACAGTTTGTCCCCTTTGGTGAGTTTTTTTCAATCGTTCATGTGTTTCTGCTCAAATTTATATTTTTGTGTTATCTCCATTTTATTAATTTTATCGACACAAGGTTGCCTATATGAAATTTGTTTTTTTAGCTCTAGTTTCTCTTTCAGTTTTATCCGCGCAGGCTCAATACAACGAACCCACATCGACTTCGGAACCGCGAAAGGCTCCGCGCGTGGGTGAAATTTCCTACGAGGATCAAGAGCGAGTTCGTACGCGAGTGGAGACTCTGGATCTCACTTCGCTTTCGTTTGGGCCAGGTTGGGCTTCGGAGCTGAATAACGAGAATACGTTCTATTCGATTCAACTGGCTCGTCATTGGGAAGTGAATCCGAATGCAGAAATCCGTCTGAGTGGTCACGCCGCAATCCCGTCCCGTCAGGGCGGTGCTTGGCTATCAGGAATGATCGGAGCCGGTTATTTGTTTTCGGTGGAAGACGTATCGCCCATCGCCGGACTTGAATTTGGTTACGCCTATGGAAACGTTCGACATGGTCCTGACGCAAAAGGGTTTGCCGTGGGTGCATTTGCGGGAGTTCGAATTTTTCGAACCGCTAAAGCCCAGTTGAGTCTCGAAGGTTTTGTCCAATCGATTATGGATAATAGTAATCCCACAATGGGTGGATTTCGCGTGGGCCTTCTCTTCTAGCGGGAGGCCGGAGCTCGATCGTTACAGCTAAATCCCCAGTGACCGCCGATTTTTCCTTTGGCGAGACAGCGACTGGAAAAGCTGGCATTCGGGGAGATTTGTTTTTTATAGGAATGGAAATGGGTGATCCCATTGGGTCCTTTGCGGATCGCTTCTTTGGTGGCTTTTGCAGCGGCCACACCATAACCACGACGAGGCGCAAACTGTTTGGGTGCAT encodes:
- a CDS encoding methyltransferase domain-containing protein, coding for MQTMVADLLKDSLNKLVDRGWDRVHTVLPTLRSVFYILEGLPIQQISRIVSGIQMPPPTNEELRTLLKETFLIHERDHHNIVEGYYPRAAQDFESPVDHVKTLIDVLWDGTKVAWRMRKKNHRDFSEETLREYSNLPDYYLRNFHFQSDGYLSDASAKRYEHQVEILFAGTAGAMRRELIPHLKNRLGGREPSQILDLAAGPGTSTKPLAMAFETARITAVDLSEPYLQFARERFSNLKNIDWVAGDATQLKYPDNHFDCVCSTYLFHELPREVRMQVLAEAYRVLKPGGVLAIADSLQWDSDSRFNWALERFPVVYHEPFYKNYLMVPLEPLCKEAGFKDVKSYTSLLTKYVVAEK